The genome window CCCTCGCGCAGCCGGTCGAGCTGCAGGTACTGCTTCACCTCGTTCTGGTCCAGGTCGTAGCGCGCCTTGCGTACCTTCTCCTGGTAGAAGCGGTAGTCCCACGGCTCGATCTTGATGCGGGCGCCCTCACCGTCGGCCAGCGCCTGCATGTCGGCCACCTCCTGGCGCACGCGGGCCACGGCCGGCGTCCATACGGAGGTCATGAGCTGCATGGCGCGCTCGGGGGTTTTCGCCATGGTGTTCTCCAGCCGCCAGTGGGCGTGCGTGGGGAACCCCAGGAGCCGCGCCCGCTCCGCGCGGAGCTGCAGGATCTGGCTGATGATGGCGTTGTTGTCGCGCTCGCCGCCGTTGTCGCCGCGGTTGACGAACATCCGCCACGCCTTCTCCCGCAGCTCGCGCCGCTCGGAGTAGGTGAGGAAGGGATCGACCGACGAGCGCGTGTTGGTGATGACCCACGTGCCCGGCATGTTGCGCGAGGCCGCCGCCGCCGCCGCGGAAGCGCGCAGCTCCGGCGGAAGGCCGGCCAGCTCGGCCTCGCTGCGCAGCACCAGCGTCTGCTCGGTCTCGTCCGCCAGCACGTTCTGGCCGAAGCGGGTGAAGAGACCGGCGAGCTGCTGGTTGATCTCGGACAGGCGCGCCTTGCTCGCCGCGTCCAGCCGGGCGCCTGCGCGCACGAAGTTGTTGTGGTAGTACCACGCCAGCCGCTTCTGCTCCGGCGTGAGCCCCGCCGTCTCGCGCGCCTCGTACACCGCCTGAATGCGGCGGAAGAGCGCCTCGTTCTGCGTGATGCGGTCGTTGAAGGCGGCCAGCCGCGGCGCCATCTCGCTCTCGACCCTCTGGAACTCGGGGGTGTTGAGGTTCCCGCTCCAGATCCCGAAGATGGTCATCACGCGCTCCATCGCCCCGCCCGCGCGCTCCATCGCCGCCAGCGTGTTCTCGAAGGTGGGCGCGGCGGGGTCGTTCGCGATGCGCTCCACCTCGGCCAGGTTCTCGGCCATGGCGGCTTCGAGGGCGGGCTTGATGTCCTCCACCCGCACCCGGTCGAAGGGTGGAACGCCGCCGTAGGGTCCGGTCCAGGGGGCGAGGAGCGGGTTGTTGGAGGCCGCGGCGGGCGCCTGTTGCGCGGGCGCGTCGGCGCGGGAAGTCGCGGGATCCATGGTCTGTACGCTGGCGCACCCGGCGGCCGCGGTCGCAAGCACGACCGCCCCGGTGCGGGCGAGTGTCAGGTGGCGCATGTGTGCGTGGGTTGGAGTTCTGTCGCGCGCGGCTCTCCCCCGCGCGCCCCCGGTACCAGCGGAAGCGGGCAGGGTTCCCTCACCCCCGCGGCCCCCCTCTCCCAAACCGCTGGGAGAGGGGGGAGATGTCATCGGCCCGCGCGGTGCTTCAGCCGCGAAACGCAACGATCCTGTAGGGGCGCGATTCATCGCGCCCGTGCCTCGCCCCTCCCCGCCGCCCGCTTCCACGCACCGAAATCCGTAGGGGCAGACCTGCGTGTCTGCCCACCCTCGCCGCCACCCCATCTTCGTGCATCACCCCAAAACCCGTAGGGGCCGCCCCACGTGGCTGCCCGTGCCCGCCCGCGCCCCGAACCCTGCGAACGCCGCCCTCACTCCCCCGCGCCCCCGCCCCCCTCCACCGCCCCATCCACATCCGCGAACGCGCGCCGCTCGGCGGCGGCGGTAAACAGCGCGTACGCCTGCGAGAGCGACTGCTGGATGCGCTCGCCGCCGGCCTCTGGCGGCAACGGCCCAAGCTGGCGAAGCACCGCGTCCGGCATCCCGGTGGCGCGCGGAGTAAAGTGCAGCGCCGCCAGCTCCGGCCCCGCCCTCCAATAGTCCGCCGGGGGCACCGGCGCCACCTCCGGCGCGTCCTCAGCCGCCGCGGGCAGAGCACCACGCAGCTCACGAAGCCGCTCCAGCAGCCGCTCGCGCGTGCGCCCGCGCCATGCGAGCACCAGGAACGGATCGTCGTCGAACGCCTCGGCTAGAATGTAAAAGGTGGCCGCGATGTGCTTGCACGGGTTGGCCGCGTCCGGGCACGAGCACACGGTCGTGAGCTCGTCCGGCGAGCTGGGGAAGAGCGAGAGCCCCGCCGCCGTGAAC of Longimicrobium sp. contains these proteins:
- a CDS encoding M3 family metallopeptidase, which translates into the protein MRHLTLARTGAVVLATAAAGCASVQTMDPATSRADAPAQQAPAAASNNPLLAPWTGPYGGVPPFDRVRVEDIKPALEAAMAENLAEVERIANDPAAPTFENTLAAMERAGGAMERVMTIFGIWSGNLNTPEFQRVESEMAPRLAAFNDRITQNEALFRRIQAVYEARETAGLTPEQKRLAWYYHNNFVRAGARLDAASKARLSEINQQLAGLFTRFGQNVLADETEQTLVLRSEAELAGLPPELRASAAAAAASRNMPGTWVITNTRSSVDPFLTYSERRELREKAWRMFVNRGDNGGERDNNAIISQILQLRAERARLLGFPTHAHWRLENTMAKTPERAMQLMTSVWTPAVARVRQEVADMQALADGEGARIKIEPWDYRFYQEKVRKARYDLDQNEVKQYLQLDRLREGMFWVAGELFGMQFTPVTGVPVYHPDVTVYRVTDRASGRQIGLWYFDPYARPGKRSGAWMNAYRNQSRFDGEVTTLVSNNSNFVKGQGNQPVLISWDDATTLFHEFGHALHGLLSNVNYPSLSGTAVARDYVEFPSQLLEHWLSTPQVLERFALHHQTGRPIPQELVDRIKRASTFNQGFGTTEYLSSALIDMKLHLAGSQQIDPDAFERQTLAELGMPAELVMRHRTPHFGHVFAGDGYSAGYYSYLWSDVLTADAAEAFTGAGGFYDRAVAERLRTLLSIGNTVDPAEAYRAFRGRDPSTDALMRKRGFPVTAPQR
- a CDS encoding SWIM zinc finger family protein, which encodes MRDNWYFDAGPRRPARDGIAARSTHGDIGESWWSRRFIAALHEVADTSRLGRGRSYARSGQVMDLQVSPGEVTAMVQGSDPRPYRVKIGLVPFTDEEWARAEEALAGQALFLAALLAGEMPRDVEDAFTAAGLSLFPSSPDELTTVCSCPDAANPCKHIAATFYILAEAFDDDPFLVLAWRGRTRERLLERLRELRGALPAAAEDAPEVAPVPPADYWRAGPELAALHFTPRATGMPDAVLRQLGPLPPEAGGERIQQSLSQAYALFTAAAERRAFADVDGAVEGGGGAGE